DNA from Pomacea canaliculata isolate SZHN2017 linkage group LG9, ASM307304v1, whole genome shotgun sequence:
CAAGTACGTGTATTTGACTCGTCTAATGACATTGACATGTAATACGCGCTTTgaacagaaacacaaactaaATCTATAACGCTACtacagcagttttaaaatgtgcCTTAGGGTGTTTATCTCTGTTATATATACGACAACAAAACCCACCTGTTTCTCCCAACAAGTTGTTGACTGCAAATGCCAACGGTAAAAGCCTTTAGACGGCGAATAACTCTTCCACATCCGCCGCACCCATCTAAACGAACCATTTGAAGATGACAGATTATGCAGAATCGTACATTTTCAAAGCAGTCTTTCTTCCATGTTAATATTGCAGTAAACCTGTGTGGAACGTTTTCGACTCTGCATTTTGTTCGACAATTTCATAGCATGGAGAAATCCCTTGAAAAACACTTAGAGGACTGGTAAAGATGTTTTCCAAAGAACAATtttgttcaaagtaaaatgtcaaaGTAAATTTCATCACGAGACCCACCCCTTTTGCTTTGTGTACTGCTTCCATCGTTCCAAACCACTAGCATTAGACACTACTTAGTTGAGTAGAACTTACGTTACACTGAGTAATTAATAACCTCGGCATCTAAGAAGTACGACAGTAGAATGCTCTAAAATatagaagcagaaaaaaaatgaagcaccGTGTGACATATGTTCGATGAGAAAGGAATCTGATCTTGTGTTCATAAAATGAAAACGAAATGTAATACGTCAGTCCGTGACCTTTTTAGTGAGACAATATACTTTATTGATTCCTTGAGTTTTCGTGTATGTTGATCGAAAGAAAGTAGCAAATTATGTGTTGCACTTTAGAAACATTGGGTGTATTATCACTACTACTAGCACcgttgaaaaaattaaaaggagaaaattaaaACCATGAAGTTCAAgtgtatggttttttttttcagatctctgtatatatataagccacaaaatatttacatccaacaaattttttttattttagttgcaGAATGCCTGGGGTGAATGGTGCTATATGTGTTGACCAGCATGGCCTATGCCTTTCAGGTATGTATCTAAATTACTACACAGTATAACAGCACCATTGTGACACCTGACAGTTCAGAAGTTAACACTGTTAAATATTAAatcactgagagagagagagagagagccacaACCACATGATTGTGATGAATTAGACTCAATCATAATCTTTTCCCTACctttaaattttacaaagctGCGGCATGACTTCAGAGGAATATTTTGATGCTAAAAATGATTGTactgaaaagaacaaagcatATCATTTGCATTATTTATTCCCCGCTGAGATAAACAATATATTGTCTTCTATTGTTTATTCCTGATTTTATCTTCTGCAGCTAAAGGAAATGTGTCCAAGTATGTCTCAGGCCCAGTTGCTGCTATCGCACATCATGCAGCAACTCTGAATGGCCAGACATTCAGCAGTCCTGTTATTGTCATAGAATCACAAAACGGGTAATATTTTCAGTTGTACTGTTTTATGGCAGAAACACAAGTAAATAAAGAGttatttaaaacacaatttttgttaaagaattaAATGTTTCAGAGACTTTTATAGATTCTGCAAGATTTTCTAACTTGCAGTGGTTAGAAAGTTCTATGATCTCCACTGTaaaaaaacctgttttaaaaatctgaaaaccaggagtcattaaaaatatcttttattttctagtgGTATCCAAGAACCTGCTatcttttacattaaaattaattttccaaagTCAACACTGACTTGCTGACATGACAGAAATTAATGAGTTTACTGTTTTAGTATTTGTGTGATGTATCTTTGTAgcgttgtctttttttcccttttacaTTTAACGATAAAGCTTAGTGATTTGCTATGTTATGTGAAATTTACTAATTCCTGTAATAGATGTAAGAAATATTCTTCATTCTTCAGGGGTGGAATAAATTGTTGCTATATTAAGATCAAGACTTGTGGATAATAGTTTTTCATAAATGCTCAATGCTAAATATATATCAGATAAAgcatgtaaaatttgtaaactttTGCTAAAGGGAATGAATTTCTATGTTGATAGAAATTAGGCTACCCAATTTTGaggtttaaaaatatctgttcCATAAAAtactctttaatttttatggctatttttttttgtcctgcGATGTCATTTTGTCCTGTAGAgatgtaattttattgttttcaggaAGATGTTAATCAAGCAAGAGGAGGGCTttacaacagcaataataaaatccTAAGTTTTGTGGACTttgtgatattaaaaaaattgtgtgattCACTTTGtaaattttgctatttttcatgataattttgAACATCTCTATGAGTCATTAACTTTAATGcatcatttgtaaatatttacaatgaaACCTCTTTCGTGCATTTTAAGGGAGACTGAAGACTTTCACCTTGCCCATGGTATATTTGACACTATTCAAGTGTATAAAAATGCCTTGAAAGATCCTTTGTTCACCTATGGTAGAGAGATGTCTGAATGTTCTACAGAGTTCCTAGCAATGTCTTATTTAATGTGACTGTAACCAGGTGGAAGTCCAAGCCTGGTATAAAGGCTGGCATCAGTTAACTGCTGCTACAGTTCTAGTCATTAAAATGTGGTATAAATCACTCTAAACATGTATAGATGAACACTGCTTGTGCTCAGCctgtaacagatttttttttactggattGAGAAATTGTGTGGGGATTGTTTGGGTTTTATGGCATGTACCATAAGCTTGAGGGCTGATGCAGTTGTGAAATGCGTTACATTTGATCACATAAACATTTCTCTATTAGTGCTTGCCCTGTTAGGTACTAAGCATTAAATTATTGTGCAAAAGATGTACACAGAAAGGTTTAGTTTCTGTTAAATATCACCCAAGTTGATATCTTCAGTTTGTGTTGCTTTCTTTTCTGGCCACACATCAGATGAGAGAAAGTAAAGGCCCCTTTTCTTTCTCGGCCCAACTGTCTCTCAGCAGTGTCTGTAATCAAAGCCTTTAAATCCACCCTCAAAAATCCAtctttatcaaaaatatttttactgttcaaGCAGACTATTCTGATCACTCCTTAGCTTTCTTTTGTTGGgatttgtttgttagttttgcATCAGTCCAACTAGTTCATATGTGTAATTGTGTCATTGTTTGCAGatacttatatttcttgtaCAGTTGACATTTAAGTTCATTGGTAGTTTTTTGTGTGAAGCACATTTTCACATCCAGATGAGGAAATATGCTTTACAAACTCAATTGGTATcattatctttaaatatatgTCTAATGCAAGCACTGTCTCATGCAAGAttactgtcttttttctttggtaagATATATGATGTTGCATGTAAGATATAAGATTAGGACAAATAATTGCTAAATTCAtcataaaaaggtaaaggtcaacAGGTATGGAACCTCTGGGTTTGGATGCCAGTGTTCTAACCACTCTGCATACTGCTTTCCAAATATGAAATTGATCATATTTTctatgtttaaaaagaaaacggaaaagtTTTATTCAGATGTGTTCCAAATACATAACCTTTCATTCTCACGAACAAAAAACTAGCAGATGTTCATCCACAACAGTATAAACTTATGATGTTTAAGTTATTTTCAATTGCTGCTGCTATCATAAGCTCAAATATAAACTCTTAAGCATTACcaaaattttgtcatttaagCATGGCATGTTTTGACAGTAAACTAGTGCTACATTACCATCATGCAATACTTCCATAACTAAGTTATAAAGGTATAATTTCTGCCTCATGTACGTCTCATTGGAGGAAAAACTTATAGGCACCAGTGGGATGGAAAAGTTGTCTTCTCACGCATGCTCAAAGTTAATAGCGAACTTTGTCACCTGGGAAAGTGGACTGTTTCAGCATAATGGCAGACTACTGTAGCTGTCTGAGGCTAAAGGTAAAAAAAGTTGTCAATAAGGTCAAAGTTACTAAATGACCTTTTCTGACTGTCAATGCAATGTGTTTTGCAAGACCTCTTGGGTGGATTGTTAGATTTTTAATTCAGAAAATGTTAGAAGTGAGTCCACTTTTCAGACCAAATTTAGTGTCTGAGTTTTTAGACCTCATAAGCAACTCACCAacggtaggggtggggtgggactGTGGGAGGGGAACATTGccatttctatttaaaatttcCACATGATAGTTATGAGTTTTGAAATGAACTAGTTGTGTATATATGTTGCTcaacaaagtaaaattacagaaaaaataagttaCCTTTATAGAGGTACAAACGTATACACATGGCTTTTCATTGACTAATTAAAGAGATGGACAGCAAATTGATTatagtgtttttgtttctctgatTGGTTCATCTCCTTTATTATAATTCACATTTTGTTACTACTACAGTTTtgttaagtacattttaatcTTTTGCTTTTTGATATGCATGGTTTtgataacttttaaatattaggtttttctcttatttattgtactGTGTGATATATTTCATTCTCAACACTAGTATTATCATCACCTTAATATGCAAATATACCAGATGAGCTGTTCaaaatttgatattaaaaaaagtgcagactgaaaaaataatttatagtgATGATAAATGATATAGTTGGTTGGTTAATAAGTATAGTTATATATGAGATATCTGTTGTTGCTGTAtatttaaaggtctagtagggtGTGTTAGTTACTATTTCTGAAGATGTGGGTGAATATTGCAACCAccttttttccatttcctgatgaaatgcatataaaatctccatgcacagaaagagatcaacaCAGACATCCCAAACCTGTATGGATGCATTTACTTTGTCAAGGCTTCTGTCAATGAGACAGCTAGAATTATATGTTAATTATAAGCGTATCTGTGGACAAGCATGACATCATGAATTTAGTCTTTTTCTGTGCACAATGATGTTCATAGGCTTGTATTTTGTGAATAGAATGAAaattcacccagattttgagAAATAGTATTTTTACTGAACTTTGCATATTGAGAAGATATTCTCCACTAGACCTTTACACTTTGCTAGACTGTCTCTTTTTCTAAAAGTAtggtcacatttttttttcttctgcattcagCAACTGTTTAGTCAGATCTTTTTCCCAGTGGATGACTTAAAGCTAGCAATGCAGGTCATTTCCTGTCCCCCAGGCTTGGGTACAAAGGTCCATCCACCATCCTATAGGCCATAGCTCCTAGCACATTGCGTTGTGGGTAGGCCAGGTATCTGTCATGAAATGCTTAAGTCACTGTAAACTTGTACAAGGCTCCTGCTTGAAAATTTGCTTGGGGATCTGGCTTTTGTAGCACAGGCCTCATTAATATAGTAAGTGGATAATCTAGTAGGTCATTCCACAGCTTGGGGCTGGATCATTAACTCTGTTTGCTATGTGTGTGTCCCAGTAATGAGATACATAAACTTAATAATGATATGTATTCACATTGAGATATatatagttaataataatagatgatATAGCACAAATCTCCATTTTAAATAAGGCTCTACTATATGCATGCTTTGCTTTATCcaattatgcatgcatgctgGCACACTTAAACATAGCTGATAACAGGATGTGTAGCAGATTGCAGAGTATAAAGGacagagatgaaaagaaaaatttaaagtatAGAATGTTATCGATACACATCCATTTGTCTATCAATCCTACACAAAGTGAATTTTGATGTACTCGTCCTTCTTGAGCTCACACGGTCCAGGGGGCGCAACTGTGATCGAGCACCCGTCACCAATACACGTGAGGGTTGGctgctctgggttcagatctcgtctcgggcacgctgttttgtctgcatttggcatctgtttacagggctagggCTAACAGCCTTattgttgctggctcggcgtactCGACCATGgcatgtgtgtatttgtgagaGATCGAACTGTAGAATGAATCCAAATTAACATAAATCAGAGTTTTCTAAATATTCTAACATCTTCaccatttatcttttttaaaagtatggcCATACCGacttttggtaatatttgacgtAAATAGCTACAATATGTTTCGTCGGTGATCGATTCGTCTTTTAGGCTTGGGACGATATTTGACTTCTCGTTCTTGGGACAAAATGGACCTAGCTGGAAACGAATTGACTTCTGCGTGGGGCGAAATAATAGCTAAACGTTGTGCGAGTGAAttctatttatataaataacgTTGGCCCACATGTTAAAATGCTTATTCTGCAAGACCGTGACAAACGCGCCCTATAATCAGGGACCTACATTCATGCAGGGAATATAGAATGTAGGTCCGTGGTCCTGAATTGGAGCAGCTTCGCCTTTACATAAAGGGGAATAAATCACGTGCGATAGGAACAAACATGGCAAATAATATTCGTGTCCTTATTGCATCTGGTGATGGTGCGAACTTGGAAAAACGGGTGAAAGTCACTCTGCCACACATAAACGTGTTGAATCTTCAGTATGACGCTACAGGTGAAATATTTGCACTTTTATGAAATTGTTTTAACACAAGTATACCCACCTTTTTAGTATTTGTAATTTAGAGAAGTATAGCCTATTCCATAGTTTTGCAAGGATGTCGAGGTAcccaaacagtaaacaaattgAAGTTTTACATCTGATGAAATCATCATATATTTCACTATAGCATAAGTTATAAGAACGattctctcatatatatatatctttctttgaTGCAGCAGTTAATCAGTTAATGTTGGTCATAATATATAGTTGTTGTTTTGCAGCAGGgattacaaaagaaatgattgagTATATTGAAAATGCGGAGATTCTTCTGTGTGATCCGCCGTTTTTTGTGGAATGTTTGAGTCTGAAAATACCACACAAATTCAAATGGGTTCAGGTCACATGGGCAGGTAATATTTCACAGTATATCAAATTCTAAAGAATTACATCGTCAAGAACATAACTTTTAAATCCAGCTTCTGGTGAATGTTTGTTTCATTAATGCTAATTTCAAAGGTGAATATGTTGACTACTTTTTAGCCTGCTCAACATTTCTTGCACACTTccttattacaatttttttaagtcttacAGTTAGCAGTTGTCAGTGTTGTacgtatttattattatactttgagaaaaaaaaaagaggtgagAAATGTTTCTTAACTATCTTTTtgacatatatttttcatttcaggTATAGACAGTTTAAGAAATGTTATACACTCCAATAAGGTAGAGCATAAATTATAATATCTACTTTTATATATCTTCGTTTTGGACAATCTGTGTGCATCTGCAGattctttcattaaaaccaCCATTGTGGATAGCAATCAGTATAAAGTTTCATCTTACCAACATGAGTATTATATATAAAGCTGTCAAATCTGAttggaaaaacattttataattacaacaagtgtgttaatattttccagactttttgctttttgctttcaatgaacatttttatttcattgttcttCGTTAAGCTAGAGCTTGGATGTTGCTTGACCCGCACAGGAGAAGGCTTTGGTCAGCTGATGGGTGAATATGTTCTAGGACACATCATATCAAGAGAGCATCACTTCCAAGAATTGCTTCTTAAACAGAAGCAGAAAGAATGGTCCAGGtaagtgataaaaaaatcttatatttgGCTTTATGAAAGGGTTATAGTCACTGAAAAGGAGGTATCTGgcatctttttttgtttcagtcaaATGTTTGACTATCATGagtattttattgaaattataaGTCCTTGATCAATTGGGCAGTTCTTTCTATTATTTGTGCTTCCCGAGAATTTGTTCTTCGGATCTGTAGTGGATCTCTTGGGCTTGGGATGCCACGTGGATAATCATCCGTATGTGACAGTTGGAGGAACTAGCCTAGCTTGAGATGACACTGAAAAAAAGAGTTCTTAGAATCcttgttttgtacaaaatgcaataaattGATGTATGCAATGGAGGAATCATAGATTTTCTACACTAATTTaaagttcaaaacttaaaaacttcAGTTCATTTCGTTCAATCAGCAGACCAAAAGTGTTTCTATGTTTTTGAATTTAGAATATGGTTTTATGTAACTTAGAAGGttcttttttaagttgaagCACTGTCTAAAGTCCAGAACTAAAGACTAAAACCTAACTAGCAGAATTGAAATAGGTGGCTTGATCTATGTCATCTCCCTACCTTGAAAAAATTAGGTTAAAAAGGATAAAAGTAAAAGTCGCCCCTGACCTTTTCAGGCCGTTGGGGAGGTTAGAGACTCCAGTTTTCTCTGAGCCAGTAAGGCAGTCGAACATAACTTGGGAATTAGATGAATTCTTGTTTTTAACTGGAGAAAGTTCACTGCACCAGACAGGTATCAAACTGGCCATCTCCTGGTTCGGTCACCAATGCTCAAATTACATGACTATCCACTTCTCATTCATTACCCAACATATAATACATTCACTTTCCTAAAGACAGCATTATTCTGGTTCATCAAAGCACCTTCATTATGCCAGTTTTTACAAGTTGCTTTTGAAAGTGATGTACTTAAGAAGCATGCTACAGTTGTTTGTAGATTGACATAATCATTGTTGatatgtcaacatttttagtcttattgtgtaattttttttattttgcattttgcattACAGGGCAGAATTCTCCAACATCCGGCCTTTAACTTCATTGACTATTGGGATCCTTGGCTTAGGGTCAATTGGATCAGAAGGTgcagaataaaatgtttttttttaatgattaaaatcTTGTTATTTGCTTGATACTGGGACTGGCAGCTACCAGTCTGATAACATACAactcacaaaaataatagttGTTTGAAATTAAGGTTTATAAACTGTCATACATGATACATCAAACTGTCTTAAAACTCCTTTATTAAAATgatagatttttatttaataagtactttttgtataaattttgtattttatgtatgaAACTTGGCCATATTTGCAGTGGCACGAATGTGTAAAGAGATGGGTATGACAGTTTGGGCCTTGTCTCGCACCAAAAAAATGTCAGCGCCTTATGTTGATTACTTAaggtaaatattatttatcaaagaCAGAAATACAATACAAGCTCTTTGACTTTTGTAGTATTACATCATATAAAGCTTAGCatgtatttatttcaagataaaatcttttagtttgtttaccCCAAATCATATAACTAACCAAATGTACAGTGCCTTTTCTTAATTGGTGGAAGGTTTAAATCTAGCTGGAAgccaaaatatttcatgataaCAGCACATGCAGTAATGAAACCTTTggcattaattttctttttatattttttcaagtaCTTAGTTATGCTTCATTATTCTCAGTGTCCTCATTAAATTACTTCGCTgattcttctctcttctcttgttCCTAATGActcccccagtggagcatagggccgcatttaaaaaaaaaagaaaagtccgGTTTGGCCGCtgccattccaccttgtctcaCACAGTCCAAGTcatagttcttcatttcctttgcTACCTGAGCTCATTTTCCTcgtatagggttctgatgttcgaggtccctatcctggttttgcCTTGGCTGTGAGAAGATGGGTCAGCTGCTGAGGGCTTTCGCAAAAATTTTTCATAGGCCCttccgaagagggatcttcctgtccaggctcttgttgtgcttgtgttgtatttgtggtttctgtagcaATTAAGGTCTTTTTACAATGCTAGCCccatgcccaaccctcctccttcatacGGGCTTGGGACTGGCAGGTAACCTGGGGAGTTTCCTGGCAATCGAGTTTGATTTTTACTAAACACTTAATACCTACCACATAAGCGATGTATATCAGAGTAAATAAGCTATAAACTAATTAATTATAAGCATTTATATGCATTATTGTTTTGCCTTCATCACAGGACTT
Protein-coding regions in this window:
- the LOC112571532 gene encoding uncharacterized protein LOC112571532 isoform X3, with the protein product MANNIRVLIASGDGANLEKRVKVTLPHINVLNLQYDATAGITKEMIEYIENAEILLCDPPFFVECLSLKIPHKFKWVQVTWAELGCCLTRTGEGFGQLMGEYVLGHIISREHHFQELLLKQKQKEWSRAEFSNIRPLTSLTIGILGLGSIGSEVARMCKEMGMTVWALSRTKKMSAPYVDYLRTYEDLKELLSNSDYICNILPDTAETHNLLSGDVLKECQMKKSVLINIGRGTIISEESLVHAISEGWLGGAVLDVFVKEPLPSNSVLWSLDGVLITPHVSGPFSTKVADAFISNFRLYEAKKPLKYVVDWEKGY
- the LOC112571532 gene encoding uncharacterized protein LOC112571532 isoform X1 produces the protein MANNIRVLIASGDGANLEKRVKVTLPHINVLNLQYDATAGITKEMIEYIENAEILLCDPPFFVECLSLKIPHKFKWVQVTWAGIDSLRNVIHSNKLELGCCLTRTGEGFGQLMGEYVLGHIISREHHFQELLLKQKQKEWSRAEFSNIRPLTSLTIGILGLGSIGSEVARMCKEMGMTVWALSRTKKMSAPYVDYLRTYEDLKELLSNSDYICNILPDTAETHNLLSGDVLKECQMKKSVLINIGRGTIISEESLVHAISEGWLGGAVLDVFVKEPLPSNSVLWSLDGVLITPHVSGPFSTKVADAFISNFRLYEAKKPLKYVVDWEKGY
- the LOC112571532 gene encoding uncharacterized protein LOC112571532 isoform X2; the protein is MANNIRVLIASGDGANLEKRVKVTLPHINVLNLQYDATGITKEMIEYIENAEILLCDPPFFVECLSLKIPHKFKWVQVTWAGIDSLRNVIHSNKLELGCCLTRTGEGFGQLMGEYVLGHIISREHHFQELLLKQKQKEWSRAEFSNIRPLTSLTIGILGLGSIGSEVARMCKEMGMTVWALSRTKKMSAPYVDYLRTYEDLKELLSNSDYICNILPDTAETHNLLSGDVLKECQMKKSVLINIGRGTIISEESLVHAISEGWLGGAVLDVFVKEPLPSNSVLWSLDGVLITPHVSGPFSTKVADAFISNFRLYEAKKPLKYVVDWEKGY
- the LOC112571539 gene encoding ragulator complex protein LAMTOR5-like → MQNRTFSKQSFFHVNIAVNLCGTFSTLHFVRQFHSMEKSLEKHLEDCCRMPGVNGAICVDQHGLCLSAKGNVSKYVSGPVAAIAHHAATLNGQTFSSPVIVIESQNGKMLIKQEEGFTTAIIKS